A genomic stretch from Strongyloides ratti genome assembly S_ratti_ED321, chromosome : 1 includes:
- a CDS encoding Sodium/potassium/calcium exchanger 6, mitochondrial: protein MNLTDVSECTPSHNLNITELCNYISSHTDVCEGGGFVLWSTWTLCQETILKKYFVFAFSILCLGYFILVLLTTADDYFSVNIAQIVEHFKISQNIAGVTFMAFGNGAPDIFNSLASILSSKNPKAGLALGELLGAIIFLSTIVAGSIGMIKNFTVMRRPFIRDILFFYPPFVLLLISFITTNSVHIWLPITFLVIYIIYAIIVILSQYIRKGMIKAIDDVRSTKQQINISVITTEDEVNDITSTSEVQGPVITVTSLEEPIPRSRPESFSNYYTTPSNNLKTPILTRHNSLNSLKERAKSFIIDHSSLFVPNNEEEEEEEMVYVSRTRKSIFVHDARSRAESELTNNNAKLEKKKRMLKLNIIQKIWADINPWDQEMFDEENISGKIFFILKLPIFLALNISCPLGDREWNKWLTLVHIFICPIILFTAFQVSLIVPNYGGPSIGIYVIIASLILAIITHFFTKEDEEPRFYKIIAIFTGFLIAISYIYAAATEIVGISGTIGVITGLSHEILGLTILAWSNSVGDLFSDTAVAKAGYPRMGISAAIGGPLFNILIGFGLPFTIGAIQGKHISLKFSTLTKILLIFVTSSLTFTLIFVPLRRFRIDKVWSICLYCLYVGFLVMAFLAEAKIISF from the exons ATGAATTTGACTGATGTCAGTGAATGTACCCCATcacataatttaaatataactg aattatGTAATTATATATCTAGTCATACTGATGTTTGTGAAGGTGGTGGTTTTGTATTATGGTCAACGTGGACATTATGTCAAGAAacgatattaaaaaaatattttgtcttTGCTTTTAGTATATTATGTTTgggatattttatattagttCTCCTAACAACAGCAGATGATTATTTTTCTGTTAATATAGCACAAATTGTtgaacattttaaaattagccAAAATATAGCTGGAGTTACTTTTATGGCATTTGGTAATGGTGCACCAGACATTTTTAATTCACTTGCTTCTATATTATCTTCAAAAAATCCTAAAGCAGGACTAGCATTAGGTGAACTTTTAGGtgcaattatatttttaagtactATTGTAGCAGGATCAATTggtatgataaaaaattttaccgTTATGAGAAGGCCATTCATACGAgatatcttatttttttatccacCATTTGTGCTTctattaatttcttttattactACTAATTCTGTTCATATTTGGTTACCAATAACATTCttagttatttatattatttatgcaATTATTGTTATACTATCACAATATATTAGAAAAGGAATGATAAAGGCAATTGACGATGTAAGATCAACAaaacaacaaataaatattagtgTAATAACAACAGAAGATGAGGTAAATGATATTACATCAACTTCTGAGGTACAGGGACCAGTGATAACTGTTACCTCACTTGAAGAACCAATTCCACGTTCTCGTCCTGAAtcattttcaaattattatactactccatcaaataatttaaaaacaccAATTTTAACAAGACACAATTcattaaattcattaaaagaACGTGccaaaagttttataatagATCATTCCTCTTTATTTGTACCAAATAATGAGGAAGAGGAAGAAGAAGAAATGGTATATGTATCAAGAACAAGaaaatcaatttttgttCATGATGCAAGAAGTAGAGCAGAATCTGAATTGACAAATAATAATGCTAAACtggaaaagaaaaaaagaatgttaaagttaaatataattcaaaaaatttggGCTGATATTAATCCCTGGGATCAAGAGATGTTtgatgaagaaaatatttctggaaaaatattttttatacttaaattACCTATATTTTTagctttaaatatttcatgtCCTCTTGGTGATAGAGAATGGAATAAATGGTTAACATTAgttcatatatttatatgtcctattattttatttacagcATTTCAAg TTTCATTAATTGTACCAAATTATGGTGGACCAAGTATAGGTATTTATGTTATAATTGCATCATTAATCTTAGCAATTATTAcacatttttttacaaaagaaGATGAAGAACCacgtttttataaaattatagcAATTTTTACTGGTTTTTTAATAGCAATAAGTTATATTTATGCTGCAGCAACAGAAATTGTTGGAATTTCTGGGACAATAGGTGTAATAACAGGATTATCACATGAAATATTAGGGTTAACCATCTTAGCTTGGTCAAATTCAGTTGGAGATTTATTTTCTGATACGGCTGTTGCAAAAGCCGGTTATCCTCGTATGGGTATTTCAGCAGCAATAGGTGGACCacttttcaatattttaatcGGATTTGGTTTACCATTTACAATTGGAGCTATACAGGGAAAACATATATCACTAAAATTTTCaactttaacaaaaattcttttaatttttgtgaCATCATCCCTGACATTTACACTGATTTTTGTTCCTTTAAGAAGATTTAGAATTGATAAAGTATGGTCAATTTGCCTCTATTGTTTGTATGTAGGATTTCTTGTAATGGCATTTCTTGCAGAagcaaaaattatttctttttaa
- a CDS encoding Ground-like domain-containing protein, whose protein sequence is MKFLIFFTIFYVSSGFLQYPSPPCCNNANYGCGIPMSGSMNPGCGNPLSPAPLVLPPPPPLPPAPCPPPLPCPKITCPAPPPCPPTFCPPPPPPPPCNCPPQLPPKIIHVPVPVPSPQPSGCGLIMTSFGPQPDPSCSGGNIQIPPRVLPQPIPQPMPQPIPQPMPQPIPQPIPQPIPQPLLPPMGCGGREGPYPFGGSCGSPRPPFFPPPINDCCCNCLAPCAFNVQRSHLRSAFASKTFNSPQDPKCNQKELRLIIRKYISNDLDISKRLIQKAAQEKLEKKYNVICGNGTFSFVVFSDSFCQHTVDDVTCYVFHPIA, encoded by the exons atgaaatttctcattttttttactattttctATGTTTCTTCTGGATTTCTTCAATATCCTTCACCACCATGTTGTAATAATGCTAATTATGGTTGTGGAATACCTATGAGTGGTAGTATGAATCCAGGATGTGGAAATCCATTATCACCAGCTCCTTTAGTATTACCACCACCACCACCATTACCTCCAGCTCCATGTCCACCACCATTACCATGTCCAAAAATTACATGTCCTGCTCCACCTCCATGTCCACCAACATTTTGTCCACCACCTCCACCACCACCACCATGTAATTGTCCTCCACAATTGCCaccaaaaattattcatgTTCCTGTACCAGTACCAAGTCCTCAACCATCAGGATGTGGATTAATTATGACATCATTTGGACCACAACCGGATCCTTCATGTAGTGGTGGTAATATTCAAATACCTCCAAGAGTTTTACCACAACCAATACCTCAACCAATGCCACAACCAATACCACAACCAATGCCACAACCAATACCACAACCAATTCCTCAACCAATTCCTCAACCATTACTACCACCAATGGGTTGTGGAGGTAGAGAAGGACCTTATCCATTTGGAGGTAGTTGTGGATCACCAAGACCACCATTTTTCCCACCTCCAATt AATGATTGTTGTTGTAATTGCCTTGCACCATGTGCTTTTAATGTCCAAAGGAGTCATCTTCGTTCAGCATTCGCCTCCAAAACATTCAATTCACCTCAAGATCCAAAATGTAATCAAAAGGAGTTACGAttaattataagaaaatatatatcaaatgACTTGGATATCTCTAAACGTCTCATTCAAAAAGCTGCACAAGAAAAATTGGAAAAGAAGTATAATGTTATATGTGGAAATGGAACATTTAGTTTTGTAGTTTTTTCAGATAGTTTTTGTCAACATACGGTAGATGATGTTACATGTTATGTCTTTCATCCAATTGCCTAA
- a CDS encoding Zinc finger, FLYWCH-type domain-containing protein, producing the protein MYNFERYDPDKPRMVTSFKGNQKLIFEGYRYNIHHIVPTKGVKTWRCVCAKKLTSARSWCKGRAETWDSDTQGLAKGEHNHDPEHEVAELEYFKSQLIMAAIACPNVPLNDLIAEAQQYMTEGLQFTSKDSLKKSLTIARKSSDNGGFKFRNYKTAGGTGIKNTNNKKEFDTTNDFPTLLNSIIANTPKSDIPSSMATLIHLSMKSDMEKSINSNTSTESEHDSLPEQIISNPMIQLNTLPRFQPDNNPFLTHFNLLRQIALAQQLSSAAASQQQQQQQQQQHHLSTPQQQIFNDNNSIFDLLGTPQTPRKYRRNTENNCKGSSVKIKLPPTPKTIDKNNTIGKISFNSPVLPNITEYINGNNVDLSSNIKKEIKIKEESTDERILKANRLTDIFNRLSSRAAMNIESPPPDQSSPTSSSGENISPEKVTIGTQTVCSAALFNEVEKKEDDNDICITTSACGCKAIKMCCCINSSGNRKRPSDQISC; encoded by the exons atgtataattttgaaaGATATGATCCTGATAAACCTAGAATGGTTACATCATTCAAAG gTAATCAAAAATTGATCTTTGAAGGATATCGTTATAATATTCATCATATCGTTCCAACAAAAGGTGTCAAAACGTGGAGATGTGTATGTGCCAAAAAATTAACATCGGCACGTTCATGGTGTAAAGGTAGAGCAGAAACCTGGGATTCAGATACTCAGGGTTTAGCTAAAGGTGAACATAATCATGATCCAGAACATGAAGTTGCTGAgttagaatattttaaatcacAATTAATTATGGCTGCTATTGCTTGCCCTAATGTCCCATTAAATGATTTGATTGCTGAGGCACAGCAGTATATGACGGAAGGTTTACAATTTACCTCAAAAGacagtttaaaaaaatcattaactATTGCCCGAAAGAGTAGTGATAATGGTGgttttaaatttagaaattataaaacagCTGGTGGTACTGgtataaaaaatactaataataaaaaggaaTTTGATACAACAAATGATTTTCCAACACTTTTAAATTCTATCATTGCAAATACTCCAAAATCTGATATACCATCATCAATGGCTACACTTATTCATTTATCAATGAAATCAGATATGGAAAAATCAATAAATAGTAATACATCAACAGAATCAGAACATGATTCTTTACCGGAGCAAATTATTTCTAATCCTATGATACAATTAAATACATTACCAAGATTTCAACCAGATAACAATCCTTTCCTGACACATTTTAACTTATTAAGACAAATTGCTCTTGCACAACAATTAAGTTCTGCTGCTGCCTctcaacaacaacaacaacagcaacaacaacaacatcACCTTTCAACACCACaacaacaaatatttaatgataataattcaatttttgATCTCTTAGGAACTCCACAAACTCCTAGAAAGTACCGTAGAAATACagaaaataattgtaaaggGTCATccgttaaaataaaattacccCCAACACCTAAAactattgataaaaataatacaattggaaaaatttcttttaattctcCAGTTTTACCAAATATAACAGAATACATTAATGGTAATAATGTTGATTTATCttctaatataaaaaaagagataaaaattaagGAAGAAAGTACAGATGAAAGGATTCTCAAGGCTAATCGTTTAACAGATATCTTTAATag actATCATCTCGTGCAGCAATGAATATTGAGTCACCACCACCAGATCAGTCATCACCTACAAGTAGTTCTGGTGAAAATATTTCACCAGAAAAAGTTACTATTGGTACACAAACAGTGTGCTCTGCTGCATTATTCAATGAAGTTGAAAAGAAGGAGGATGACAATGATATTTGTATAACAACATCAGCATGTGGATGTAAAGCTATCAAAATGTGTTGCTGTATAAATTCTTCAGGAAATAGAAAACGTCCCTCTGATCAAATTAGTTGTTGA
- a CDS encoding Zinc transporter ZIP2, with protein sequence MFGLIISLFGVTIISGIIAAYVSKKTSKRVVTNISIVTTNRDAKILSLLSCFGGGVFYAVCFLDIFPHITELYEKLKGKIEYDIHLPVTQLLICFGFFFVYLIEEISIKLIGGNNHSHNHVSIDIQRPLNEERNSFIEMNSRRHSLKNNERRLSAQIVNVISTEDNSHNTSLFKAILFASIMSFHSILEGIALGVKDDSKSMLIMFGSLLIHKSIESFSVGLQVSKENSSKMKMIIITLLTYSFMTPLGAGIGAFLQNLTIDETTKISIILFLECLAAGTFIYVTFMEIIAIERENEHDSIQQLLAIIAGFVVITLLQIYTHPDY encoded by the exons atgtttgGTCTTATAATTTCCTTATTTGGTGTTACTATCATATCTGGTATTATTGCTGCTTATGTATCAAAAAAAACATCCAAAAGAGTTGtaacaaatatttcaattGTTACAACTAATCGTGATGccaaaatattatcattattatcatgTTTTGGTGGTGGTGTATTTTATGCAGTTTGTTTTCTTGATATATTTCCACATATAAC agaattatatgaaaaattaaaaggaAAAATAGAATATGATATTCATTTACCAGTTACACAACTTTTAATATGTTTTGGTTTCTTTTTTGTTTACCTTATTGAGGAAATAAGTATTAAATTGATAGGTGGTAATAATCATTCACATAATCATGTTTCTATTGATATTCAAAGACCTTTGAATGAGGAGAGAAATTCTTTCATTGAAATGAATTCAAGACGacatagtttaaaaaataatgaaagaaGGTTATCTGCACAAATTGTTAATGTTATATCAACAGAAGATAATAGTCATAATACTTCACTATTTAAGGCTATCCTTTTTGCATCTATAATGAGTTTTCATTCAATTTTAGAAGGTATTGCTTTAGGTGTTAAAGATGATAGTAAAAGTATGCTTATAATGTTTGGatcattattaatacatAAATCTATTGAATCATTTAGTGTTGGTTTACAAGTATCAAAAGAAAATTCAtcaaaaatgaaaatgattataataacattattaacaTATAGTTTTATGACACCACTTGGAGCTGGTATTGGAGCTTTTCTTCAAAATCTTACAATTGATGAAACAacaaaaatatcaataatattatttttagaatgtTTAGCAGCAGgaacatttatttatgtaaCATTTATGGAAATTATTGCTATAGAAAGAGAGAATGAACATGATAGTATACAACAATTATTAGCTATAATAGCTGGTTTTGTAGTGATAACATTACTACAAATCTATACACATCCGgattattga
- a CDS encoding Cation efflux protein family and Cation efflux protein transmembrane domain and Cation efflux protein cytoplasmic domain-containing protein, with product MDKTNITNEYTFQLLKRKYNEKKIYSSYFDILKINRYKKKEVLAYYEKELRLLKIFQEDLYITEFFNNNNKIKYKENDLDNSNRQTYILLSRASLIINIIRLLINFIASITSGSYSVISTFLDSFLDLTTGGIIHYANHAIDNTNKLLYPRGRDRLEILCGIICAVIMSIANFLMILNSIKIFFNDYNIILNIDTMTILILLFSVACKFLLLLGCRKINTPSSRVLSVDLKSDILTNIVAITGAYIGTNYWKYADPIGAILVCSWIVYSWYVSLIEQIPLIVGGQLKQEQYNRVVHLSINHDRRIKRLDHILVYYIGVKAQVEIYIIMDEKLTLKDIHTITEALKHKLNMLDFVERVFIHCDYKS from the exons atgGATAAAACCAATATTACCAATGAGTATACttttcaattattaaaaagaaaatataatgaaaaaaaaatttattcttcatattttgacattttaaaaattaatagataCAAAAAGAAGGAAGTGTTAGCTTACTATGAAAAGGAACTtcgtttattaaaaatatttcaggaagatttatatataacagaattttttaataataataataaaataaaatataaagaaaatgattTAGATAATTCAAATCGccaaacatatattttactttcGAGGGcatcattaataataaatattatacgtcttctaattaattttattgctTCAATTACTTCTGGATCATATTCAGTTATAAg tacATTCTTAGATTCATTCTTAGATTTAACAACTGGTGGAATTATTCATTATGCAAATCATGCCATtgataatacaaataaattattatatccaAGAGGAAGAGATagattagaaatattatgtGGAATTATTTGTGCTGTTATTATGAGTATtgcaaattttttaatgatattaaattcaataaaaatattttttaatgattataatataatattaaatattgataCAATGACcattcttattttattatttagtgttgcttgtaaatttttattattattaggatgtagaaaaataaatacaccATCATCACGTGTATTGAGTGTTGATTTAAAAAGTgatatattaacaaatattgtTGCTATAACTGGAGCATATATTGGTACAAATTATTGGAAGTATGCCGATCCCATTGGTGCTATACTTGTCTGTTCATGGATTGTCTATTCTTGGTATGTTAGTTTAATTGAACAGATACCATTAATTGTTGGTGGGCAATTAAAACAAGAACAATATAATAGAGTTGTCCATCTATCAATTAATCATGATAGGAGGATTAAACGTTTAGATCATATACTAGTATATTATATTGGTGTTAAGGCTCAAGttgaaatttatataataatggatgaaaaattaacattaaaagatattcaTACTATAACAGAAGCATTAAAACATAAACTTAATATGTTGGATTTTGTTGAAAGAGTTTTTATACATTGtgattataaaagttaa
- a CDS encoding 28S ribosomal protein S33, mitochondrial, protein MSGKTMASRVVTYGRGITNTTPYGKRMERLSNRIFNELVTPTDSKSMKVIRIMSAEPLEQQEQKSVSYYPNLPMFHYLSKLLYLHGLFFDEHVVWRKYQDELKLLRAKVVKPVIGEGKRAQLRSKK, encoded by the exons ATGTCTGGAAAAACAATGGCTTCGAGGGTCGTCACTTATGGACGAGGAATAACAAATACCACACCATATGGAAAACGTATGGAAAGATTATCaaatagaatatttaatgaG TTAGTTACGCCGACAGATTCAAAATCAATGAAAGTTATTAGAATTATGTCAGCAGAACCACTAGAACAACAGGAACAAAAATCTGTTTCTTATTATCCAAATTTACCAATGTTTCATTAtctttcaaaattattatatcttcATGGTTTGTTTTTTGATGAACATGTAGTTTGGAGAAAATATCAAGATGAATTGAAACTTTTGAGGGCAAAAGTTGTTAAACCAGTTATTGGAGAAGGTAAACGTGCTCAATTAAGATCCaagaaataa
- a CDS encoding Zinc finger, FLYWCH-type domain-containing protein, producing the protein MYQFERYDPKVPRMVTSFKGNQKLIFEGYRYNIHHLIPAKNAKTWRCVCAKKLTSDRSWCKGRAESYDNDTRGVGKGDHNHEPEHGAAELEYFKSQLIMAAIECPDTPLNELIAEAKRYMNEGLDFPSKDSLKKSLTMARKSSENGGFKFRNYKTSGGTGVKSTKKKEPTNESSNTFPALLDSIMSNTPKREADSTMNALLSLSKTEEPKTLENNNSIQSLFPEKSITENSNNALFAQLATFHSLQNNNTALLENINLFKQLQMTALAAAVTGSSVKNTPPVKRPRKATTTGNSSSKAKTLTSKSSRSSISTNPSMASSLLSSPSSSINVEQPQQSSIVPASSNIESNSMQQKKDSIDMAIRANRLTDIFNRISERALAKATSPTNTQSSGTSTNGEEEKLETETTRTIGTQTDRGESPCDEELLIENNKCIAKKDCDCRTIKVCCCSTKGCIRKRKSEEISC; encoded by the exons ATGTATCAATTTGAAAGATATGATCCAAAAGTGCCAAGAATGGTAACTTCCTTTAAAG ggaatcaaaaattaatctttGAAGGGTACCGTTATAATATACATCACCTGATACCAGCAAAGAATGCCAAAACGTGGAGATGTGTATGTGCAAAAAAATTGACATCAGATCGTTCTTGGTGTAAAGGTAGAGCAGAAAGTTATGATAATGATACAAGGGGTGTTGGTAAAGGTGATCATAATCATGAACCGGAACATGGGGCTGCTGAgttagaatattttaaatctcAATTAATTATGGCTGCTATTGAATGCCCTGATACACCATTAAATGAATTGATTGCTGAGGCAAAACGATACATGAATGAGGGACTTGATTTTCCATCAAAagatagtttaaaaaaatcattaacaATGGCTAGAAAAAGTAGTGAAAATGGTGGGTTTAAATTTCGTAATTACAAGACATCTGGTGGTACAGGAGTAAAAAgtaccaaaaaaaaagaaccaACAAATGAGTCATCAAATACCTTTCCAGCTTTACTTGATTCAATTATGAGTAATACACCAAAACGTGAGGCAGACTCAACAATGAATGCcttattatcattatcaaaGACAGAGGAACCAAAGacattagaaaataataattcaatACAATCATTATTTCCAGAAAAATCAATAACtgaaaatagtaataatgcATTATTTGCACAATTAGCAACATTTCATtcattacaaaataataatacggCATTacttgaaaatataaatttatttaaacaacTTCAAATGACAGCATTAGCTGCAGCGGTAACTGGATCATCAGTGAAAAATACACCACCGGTGAAAAGACCTCGTAAGGCTACAACAACGGGAAATAGTTCATCAAAAGCAAAGACATTAACATCAAAATCATCAAGATCTTCAATTTCCACCAATCCATCAATGGCATCTTCTTTATTATCATCACCTAGTTCAAGTATTAATGTAGAACAACCACAACAATCATCTATTGTGCCAGCATCATCAAATATCGAGAGCAATTCAATGCAACAAAAGAAAGATTCAATAGACATGGCAATTCGTGCCAACCGTCTGACCGACATATTTAATCG aatTTCGGAACGTGCATTAGCAAAAGCAACATCTCCAACAAATACACAATCATCAGGTACATCAACAAATGGTGAAGAAGAAAAACTTGAAACAGAAACAACAAGAACAATTGGTACACAAACAGATAGAGGAGAATCTCCATGTGATGAGGaattattaattgaaaataataaatgtatagcCAAAAAAGATTGTGATTGTAGAACTATAAAAGTATGTTGTTGTTCAACGAAGGGATGTATACGTAAAAGAAAATCAGAAGAGATAAGCTGTTAA
- a CDS encoding Nicotinamide mononucleotide adenylyltransferase 1, which produces MMISNGTKVILLSCGTFNPPTYGHLRMMEGAKDYIESVTGCTVIKGFLSPVSDYYQKKEKISSEHRIKMLDLALKTSSWLNVHTWESKRDTWSRSIEIITQLYKEYSHVNNLKVALVLGGDVFDSFTVIKPNGERLWKICDIEYFATNGLLCQFRPNSSIDNTIKKLNLEKYKNNNLFVFDDNICPNDISSTRVREGIKKGISVKYTIPDNVLEYIITNNLYKE; this is translated from the coding sequence ATGATGATATCAAATGGGACAAAAGTTATTCTTCTATCATGTGGAACATTTAATCCCCCTACATATGGACATCTTAGAATGATGGAAGGTGCTAAAGATTATATTGAAAGTGTTACTGGATGTACAGTAATTAAAGGTTTTTTATCACCAGTTTCagattattatcaaaaaaaagaaaaaatatcatcAGAACATAGGATAAAAATGTTAGATTTAGCTTTAAAAACTTCATCATGGTTAAATGTACATACCTGGGAATCTAAAAGAGATACTTGGAGTAGATCAATAGAAATTATCACtcaattatataaagaatatagtcatgtaaataatttaaaagttgcCTTAGTATTAGGTGGAGATGTTTTTGATTCATTTACAGTCATCAAACCAAATGGAGAAAGATTATGGAAAATATGTGATATTGAATATTTTGCCACAAATGGTTTATTATGCCAATTTAGACCTAATTCTTCAATTgataatacaataaaaaaattaaatttagaaaaatataaaaataataatttatttgtatttgaTGATAATATTTGCCCCAATGATATTAGTTCAACAAGAGTTAGAGAAGGTATAAAAAAAGGAATCTCTGTAAAATATACCATTCCTGATAATGTATtagaatatattataacaaataatttatacaaagaataa